The Niallia alba genome includes a window with the following:
- a CDS encoding phosphoadenylyl-sulfate reductase, with protein MSPLLTYETIDTYPPVDFSSETETKGALEVLKWAYDTYEDDIVYACSFGIEGIVLIDLISKIKKDAHIVFLDTDVHFDETYKLIEKVKTRYPDLQIEMKKPAITLEEQAAQYGDELWLSNPNKCCEIRKVIPLNEVLSEPIAWISGLRREQSESRKNTQYFNKDNKFKSVKVCPLIHWTWKDVWRYAHKNSLDYNILHDKGYPSIGCRTCTQPAINMDDLRSGRWTGKGKTECGLHLQ; from the coding sequence ATGAGTCCATTATTAACTTATGAAACTATTGATACGTATCCTCCTGTTGACTTTTCAAGTGAAACGGAAACAAAGGGAGCCTTAGAGGTTTTAAAGTGGGCTTATGATACGTACGAAGATGATATTGTCTATGCATGTAGTTTTGGAATAGAAGGAATTGTCCTAATCGATTTAATTTCCAAAATAAAAAAAGATGCACATATTGTCTTTTTAGACACAGATGTACATTTTGATGAAACATATAAATTAATTGAAAAAGTAAAAACACGGTATCCAGATTTGCAAATTGAAATGAAAAAACCAGCGATTACATTGGAAGAACAAGCTGCTCAATATGGAGATGAACTTTGGTTATCAAATCCAAATAAATGCTGTGAGATTCGTAAAGTTATTCCTTTAAATGAAGTATTGTCTGAACCGATTGCTTGGATATCAGGCCTTCGAAGAGAACAATCCGAATCAAGAAAAAATACGCAATATTTTAATAAAGATAATAAATTCAAGTCCGTTAAAGTTTGTCCGCTTATTCATTGGACATGGAAAGATGTTTGGAGATATGCCCATAAGAATTCTTTAGATTACAATATTCTTCACGATAAGGGATATCCTAGCATTGGCTGCAGGACATGTACACAGCCTGCCATTAATATGGATGATTTACGATCTGGAAGATGGACAGGAAAAGGCAAAACAGAATGTGGGTT
- a CDS encoding YezD family protein: MKTQLEAILKTMKFGSVTLVIQDGKIIQIEKNEKIRLGK; this comes from the coding sequence CAATTAGAGGCAATTCTAAAAACCATGAAATTTGGATCTGTCACATTAGTGATACAAGACGGGAAAATAATCCAAATTGAAAAAAATGAAAAAATACGCTTAGGAAAATAA